From the genome of bacterium (Candidatus Blackallbacteria) CG13_big_fil_rev_8_21_14_2_50_49_14, one region includes:
- a CDS encoding dinitrogenase reductase yields MLKHSIENPERIQSALTGCLLGTALGDALGLPSEGLSYRRQHAMFPDLEHYHFIFRRGMFSDDTEHLTLVAQALIGAQGNPAVFARKLSWKLRFWLLGLPAGIGLSTLQGIIRLWLGISPLESGVFSAGNGPAMRASLLGILFLEEPDVLKHYNRISTRMTHTDPRAEFGALVLAVAAGMAARSDHVEPREFYQQIRQILPEEAHDLLLLMEQAVRNFEARKTLSEFLAGLKCENGISGYIYHTVPAVIYTWFKNQGNFRRGVSDIIRCGGDTDTTGALLGGIIGAQIGHEKLPSELLKRLWEWPRNVEWIQALGERLGQTCLLGEPQPELPLNWPGVLLRNFVFLLIVIIHGFRRFLPPYK; encoded by the coding sequence ATGCTTAAACATTCGATCGAAAATCCTGAGCGCATTCAAAGCGCATTGACGGGCTGTCTTTTGGGCACTGCTTTAGGCGATGCACTGGGCTTGCCAAGCGAAGGCCTCTCCTATCGGCGCCAACATGCCATGTTTCCTGACCTGGAGCACTATCATTTTATTTTTCGCCGTGGCATGTTCTCAGATGATACGGAACATCTGACCTTGGTGGCCCAGGCCTTGATTGGTGCCCAAGGCAACCCAGCCGTATTTGCACGCAAGCTTTCCTGGAAACTGCGCTTTTGGCTCTTGGGCTTGCCAGCTGGCATTGGGCTCTCCACCCTGCAGGGAATCATCAGACTCTGGTTGGGAATCAGCCCGCTTGAATCCGGTGTTTTTTCAGCGGGAAACGGCCCCGCCATGCGCGCCTCGCTTTTGGGAATCTTATTTTTAGAAGAACCCGATGTTTTAAAACACTATAATCGGATCTCAACCCGCATGACCCATACCGATCCCCGTGCCGAATTTGGCGCCTTGGTATTGGCAGTGGCAGCAGGCATGGCCGCGCGTTCAGATCATGTGGAGCCCAGAGAATTTTATCAGCAAATCCGCCAGATTTTGCCTGAAGAAGCCCATGATTTACTCTTGCTGATGGAGCAAGCGGTTCGCAATTTCGAAGCACGCAAAACCCTGTCTGAATTTTTAGCCGGACTCAAATGTGAAAATGGAATTTCTGGCTATATCTATCACACAGTCCCCGCCGTAATTTATACTTGGTTTAAAAACCAGGGCAATTTTCGCCGGGGGGTCAGCGATATCATCCGATGTGGCGGTGATACAGATACCACAGGCGCACTCTTGGGGGGAATCATTGGCGCACAGATCGGCCATGAAAAGCTGCCCTCAGAACTTTTGAAACGACTTTGGGAATGGCCCCGCAATGTTGAATGGATTCAAGCGCTGGGTGAACGTCTGGGGCAAACCTGTCTGCTGGGAGAACCCCAACCTGAACTGCCACTCAATTGGCCAGGAGTCTTGTTGCGCAATTTCGTTTTTCTCTTGATCGTGATTATTCACGGTTTTAGAAGGTTTTTACCCCCCTATAAATAG